Proteins encoded in a region of the Flavobacterium sp. PMTSA4 genome:
- a CDS encoding RidA family protein → MKKIIFTTKAPAPIGPYNQAVLINDTLYTSGQIALHPETMELVMDNIEAETKQVMENMKAVLEAAEMTFDNVIKTTIFIMNMNDFGRINTVYGNYFDEKTAPARETVQVACLPKNVNVEISMIAVK, encoded by the coding sequence ATGAAAAAAATAATTTTTACAACCAAAGCACCTGCACCAATCGGACCTTACAATCAAGCAGTACTAATCAATGACACACTTTATACTTCGGGACAAATTGCGTTACATCCTGAAACGATGGAATTGGTTATGGACAACATTGAAGCTGAAACCAAACAAGTAATGGAAAACATGAAAGCGGTTCTTGAAGCTGCCGAAATGACTTTTGATAACGTAATTAAAACCACCATTTTCATCATGAACATGAATGATTTTGGAAGAATAAATACCGTTTACGGAAATTATTTTGACGAAAAAACAGCACCCGCCAGAGAAACTGTTCAAGTGGCTTGTTTACCAAAAAATGTAAACGTAGAAATCTCTATGATTGCGGTGAAATAA
- a CDS encoding cation:proton antiporter, with the protein MEFFHLFSILIVLSAVFAYINFKYLKLPNAIGLMLVSLIFSLGILSLRNFFPEMKIRIANQLSSINFSELLLEGMLSFMLFAGAIHIKYADLKSEKLSIMLFSTISVVLSTVIIGYASFYLLNGFGLEVDLVNSMLFGALISPTDPIAVLSILKSAGVSKSLETKIAGESLFNDGVAVVVFITILQLSKPEVDTSFLSVITLFGQEAVGGIILGLGIGWLGYRLVASIDNYQVEVLITLAVVMGGYTLAHYIHVSGPLAMVVAGLITGNHGKTYGMSDTTAEYVDKFWELMDEILNAILFVLIGLELLIIETNKTFFIVSFILIGIILITRYISVYIPSIFIRLKEKMTRHTLIILTWGGLRGGISIALALSIPVNLNRDIWVTITYVVVCFSILIQGMTIGKVAKNSD; encoded by the coding sequence ATGGAATTCTTTCATCTTTTCTCTATCCTAATTGTACTTTCTGCTGTATTTGCTTATATTAATTTCAAGTATTTAAAATTGCCAAATGCAATTGGTTTAATGCTTGTTTCATTAATTTTTTCTTTGGGAATTTTGTCGCTGAGGAACTTTTTTCCAGAAATGAAAATTCGTATTGCAAATCAGTTAAGTTCCATAAATTTTAGTGAATTATTACTTGAAGGCATGCTTAGTTTTATGCTTTTCGCTGGAGCTATTCACATTAAATATGCAGATTTGAAGTCTGAAAAACTAAGCATTATGCTTTTTTCAACCATAAGTGTTGTTTTAAGTACAGTAATCATTGGTTATGCTTCGTTTTACCTATTAAATGGTTTTGGGTTAGAAGTTGACTTAGTAAATTCGATGCTTTTTGGTGCCTTAATTTCTCCAACAGATCCAATTGCAGTGTTGAGTATTCTAAAAAGTGCTGGTGTTTCTAAATCATTAGAAACAAAAATTGCAGGAGAATCATTGTTTAATGATGGTGTTGCTGTTGTGGTTTTTATAACAATTCTACAATTGAGCAAACCCGAAGTTGATACTTCATTTCTCAGTGTGATTACTTTGTTTGGACAAGAAGCTGTTGGCGGAATTATTCTAGGATTAGGTATTGGATGGCTTGGTTATAGATTGGTTGCAAGCATTGATAATTATCAGGTAGAAGTATTAATTACTTTAGCAGTTGTTATGGGTGGATATACTTTAGCTCATTACATTCACGTTTCAGGTCCATTGGCTATGGTTGTTGCCGGATTAATTACTGGAAATCATGGTAAAACCTACGGTATGTCTGATACCACAGCTGAATATGTAGATAAATTTTGGGAATTAATGGATGAAATATTGAATGCTATTTTATTTGTTTTAATTGGATTGGAATTATTGATAATTGAAACAAATAAAACCTTCTTTATAGTTTCATTTATATTAATAGGAATCATTTTAATTACACGATATATCTCTGTTTACATACCTTCAATTTTCATCCGATTGAAAGAAAAAATGACACGTCATACCTTAATCATTTTAACTTGGGGTGGATTACGTGGTGGAATTTCAATAGCATTAGCTTTATCTATTCCAGTGAATTTAAATCGTGATATTTGGGTAACGATTACCTACGTAGTGGTTTGTTTCTCAATACTCATACAAGGAATGACCATTGGAAAGGTAGCAAAAAATTCAGATTAA
- a CDS encoding ABC-F family ATP-binding cassette domain-containing protein — protein MLTVSNLSVQFGKRILFDEVNTTFTQGNCYGVIGANGAGKSTFLKILAGDIDPTSGRVILEPGKRMSVLNQNHNMFDEHTVLETVMMGNKVLFAVKAEMDALYADYDDKNADRIGELQVQFEEMNGWNAESDAGAMLSNLGIQPDMHYTLMSELEGKMKVRVLLAQALFGNPDVLVMDEPTNDLDFETISWLENFLANYENTVIVVSHDRHFLDAVCTHISDIDFGKINHYSGNYTFWYESSQLAARQKAQQNKKAEEKKAELEEFIRRFSANVAKSKQATSRKKMIEKLNLDEIKPSSRRYPAIIFDTEREAGDQILNVQNLSASVDGEVLFKNVDLNMAKGDKIVVFSKDSRATTAFYEILNNNLKADSGTFDWGITTTQSYLPNDNSEFFTDGSLNLVDWLRQWAKTEEERDEVYVRGFLGKMIFSGEEALKKCTVLSGGEKVRCMLSRMMMIRANVLMLDEPTNHLDLESITAFNNSLKNFKGSVLFTTHDHEFAQTVANRVLEVTPNGVIDRYMTFDEYLEDDKIKELRKKMYS, from the coding sequence ATGTTAACAGTTTCTAATTTATCAGTTCAATTTGGTAAAAGAATATTATTTGACGAGGTAAACACCACATTTACACAAGGCAATTGCTATGGAGTAATTGGTGCAAATGGCGCTGGAAAATCTACTTTTCTAAAGATTCTTGCTGGAGATATTGACCCAACTTCTGGTAGAGTAATTCTTGAACCAGGAAAACGTATGTCAGTTTTGAATCAAAATCACAATATGTTTGACGAACATACGGTTTTAGAAACAGTAATGATGGGAAACAAAGTTTTGTTTGCAGTAAAAGCTGAAATGGATGCTTTGTATGCTGATTATGATGATAAAAATGCCGATAGAATAGGTGAGTTGCAAGTGCAATTTGAAGAAATGAATGGATGGAATGCCGAGTCGGATGCAGGCGCAATGCTATCCAATTTAGGAATTCAACCTGATATGCACTACACTTTAATGAGTGAATTGGAAGGGAAAATGAAAGTTCGTGTGCTTTTGGCACAAGCACTTTTTGGAAATCCTGATGTGTTAGTAATGGATGAGCCAACTAACGACTTGGATTTTGAAACCATTTCGTGGTTAGAAAATTTCTTGGCTAATTATGAAAATACAGTAATTGTTGTTTCGCACGACCGTCACTTTTTAGATGCAGTTTGTACGCACATTTCAGATATTGATTTTGGAAAAATTAATCATTATTCAGGAAACTATACGTTTTGGTACGAATCAAGTCAATTAGCGGCAAGACAAAAAGCACAACAAAACAAAAAAGCCGAAGAGAAAAAAGCAGAATTGGAAGAATTTATTCGTCGTTTTTCGGCTAACGTTGCTAAGTCAAAACAAGCAACTTCTCGTAAAAAGATGATTGAAAAACTAAATCTTGATGAAATTAAACCATCAAGCCGACGTTATCCTGCCATTATTTTTGATACAGAGCGTGAAGCTGGTGACCAAATTTTAAACGTTCAAAATCTATCAGCTTCGGTTGATGGTGAAGTATTGTTTAAAAATGTGGATTTAAACATGGCAAAAGGCGATAAGATTGTTGTATTTTCAAAAGATTCACGTGCTACAACGGCTTTTTATGAAATATTAAATAACAACCTAAAAGCCGATTCAGGAACCTTTGATTGGGGAATTACTACCACGCAATCCTATTTACCAAACGACAATAGCGAATTCTTTACAGATGGAAGTTTAAACTTAGTTGACTGGTTACGTCAATGGGCAAAAACCGAAGAAGAACGCGATGAGGTTTATGTTCGTGGCTTTTTAGGAAAAATGATTTTCTCAGGAGAAGAGGCTTTGAAAAAATGTACAGTTCTTTCGGGAGGAGAAAAAGTACGTTGTATGTTATCAAGAATGATGATGATTCGTGCGAATGTTTTAATGCTTGATGAGCCAACAAATCACCTAGACTTAGAATCAATTACAGCTTTCAATAATTCATTAAAAAACTTTAAAGGTTCGGTATTGTTTACAACACATGACCACGAGTTTGCACAAACCGTTGCTAACAGAGTTTTAGAAGTAACTCCAAATGGTGTTATCGACCGTTATATGACGTTTGATGAATATCTTGAAGATGATAAAATAAAAGAATTACGCAAGAAGATGTATTCTTAA
- a CDS encoding TolC family protein translates to MKKKNIIKGSVLLLTALLLQSCFVAKEYKTPEVKTDNLYRTEQVADSTSLAMLSWNKLFTDEKLQGYIQEAIQNNLDMKIALQNMAAAEATLKQSKAGYLPSINATATATHQELAKNSQFGSIFNGSIEQFEFSTKLSWEADIWGKIRSTKRASAAKYLESAVAKQAIQTELVANVASLYYQLLALDEQIKVAKSTLENRNSSVEVIKALKKSGSVNEVAVKQTEAQKYAVEIIIEDLNYNIKVLESSFNQLLGKPASAVERGVFANQTIDAEIKAGLPSLLLSKRPDVVAAELNFRNAFELTNVARSYFYPSLTLSATGGFQSLELKEWFSTNSIFATLIGGITQPIFNQRQNKTRLEVAKANQQKAYLQFEKSLLVAGKEVSDALANYENETKKLSIRKNQVEALKNAANYSDELLQYGMVTYLEVLTAKDNALNTEINYIDNKYKQLNAVITLYKALGGGN, encoded by the coding sequence ATGAAAAAGAAAAATATAATTAAAGGTAGTGTTCTTTTATTAACTGCATTGTTACTACAATCTTGTTTTGTAGCTAAGGAATATAAAACACCTGAAGTAAAAACAGATAATCTTTATAGAACTGAACAAGTTGCAGATAGTACTTCTTTAGCAATGCTATCTTGGAATAAACTATTCACCGATGAAAAGCTTCAAGGTTACATTCAAGAAGCCATTCAGAATAATTTAGACATGAAAATTGCTTTGCAAAATATGGCAGCAGCTGAAGCAACTTTAAAGCAAAGCAAAGCGGGTTATCTTCCAAGTATTAATGCAACCGCAACAGCTACTCATCAAGAATTGGCAAAAAACAGTCAGTTTGGAAGTATATTTAATGGTTCAATTGAGCAATTTGAATTTTCTACAAAATTATCATGGGAAGCCGATATTTGGGGTAAAATTAGAAGTACAAAACGTGCTTCTGCGGCTAAATATTTAGAATCAGCCGTGGCTAAGCAAGCTATTCAAACTGAATTAGTAGCTAATGTTGCTTCGTTATATTATCAATTATTGGCTTTAGATGAACAAATTAAAGTTGCCAAATCAACATTAGAAAACAGAAATTCAAGTGTTGAGGTTATTAAGGCTTTAAAAAAATCGGGAAGTGTAAATGAAGTAGCTGTTAAACAAACTGAAGCTCAAAAATATGCGGTTGAGATTATTATTGAAGATTTAAATTATAATATTAAAGTACTAGAAAGTTCTTTTAATCAATTATTAGGAAAACCTGCAAGTGCTGTAGAAAGAGGAGTTTTTGCTAATCAAACAATTGATGCTGAAATCAAAGCTGGTTTGCCATCATTACTTTTAAGTAAAAGACCGGATGTTGTTGCTGCGGAATTAAATTTTAGAAATGCTTTTGAATTAACAAATGTTGCTAGAAGTTATTTTTATCCATCGTTAACATTAAGCGCAACGGGTGGTTTTCAAAGTTTAGAATTGAAAGAATGGTTCAGTACCAATTCAATATTTGCTACTTTAATAGGAGGAATTACACAACCAATATTCAATCAAAGACAAAATAAAACTCGTTTAGAAGTTGCTAAAGCAAACCAACAAAAAGCATATTTACAGTTTGAAAAATCATTGTTGGTAGCCGGAAAAGAAGTTTCAGACGCATTAGCTAATTATGAAAATGAAACAAAAAAATTGTCTATCAGAAAAAATCAAGTCGAAGCTTTAAAAAATGCAGCAAACTATTCAGATGAATTACTTCAATATGGTATGGTAACTTATTTGGAAGTGCTTACTGCTAAAGACAATGCTTTGAATACAGAAATAAATTATATTGATAACAAATATAAACAACTAAACGCAGTAATTACTTTATATAAAGCATTAGGTGGAGGAAATTAA
- a CDS encoding efflux RND transporter permease subunit, with amino-acid sequence MFSKFIDRPVLSTVISIIIVILGILGLISLPVSQYPEIAPPTVTVSASYQGASAEVVMNSVVIPLEEQINGVEDMTYMTSTSNNDGSASINIYFKLGTNPDLAAVNVQNRVARATPLLPQEVTRAGVTTAKRQSDNILIFSLYSENPTYDATFLQNYANINIIPKIKRVPGVGEAMIFGQKDYSMRIWLKPDIMASYGLVPADITALLAEQNIEAAPGQLGENSSQSFQYALKYKGRLQSTEEFEQIVIRSTPNGEVLRLSDVARVELGSVNYASNATTNGNQSIAVAVAQTAGSNAQDVIEGSLKVIEGAKVNFPKGVNYVTLINANDFLSESMSKVVRTLIEAFLLVFIVVFIFLQDWRSTLIPAISVPVAIVGTFFFLNLFGFTINLLTLFALVLAVGIVVDDAIVVVEAVHAKMEAGEHNPKKAAHNAMSEISGAIISITLVMSAVFIPVSFISGSAGVFYKQFGLTLAVSIVLSAINALTLSPALCAIFLKPHGEEKKKGFVQRFYSAFNTGFETTTAKYKKSVEFFIKRKWLAFAGIALFAGIFALLLNITPKAFVPNEDTGAILSDVSLPPGTSLERTESVLLQIENKVKDIPEIKEVLRISGRSLISGTGSNYGMVIVKLKPWAERKDATQEVSAVVQELFKRSAAVKDAKVLYFARPTIVGFGFTSGFEFQLQDQKGGTIQELSTVNNKFLADLNGRPEIKYAATSFSPNYPQYRIDLNVPNIKKYGLTVSDVLGTMQGYYGGVYASNFNKFGKQYRVIYQADPNFRSDPESLNKIKVRTNSGQMAPITQFITLKKVFGPQAIDRFNLFTSVKIQGVPNDGYTTGDAIRAIEEVASQSLPVGYGYEFSGMTREEISAGGQTLFIFMLCLVFVFFLLAAQYESYILPFAVLFSLPIGLAGAYLFAFFFGVSNNIYLQITLIMLIGLLAKNAILIVEFSANARRNGATVAQAAIQGAVARLRPILMTSFAFILGLLPLMLAKGAGAVGNKAIGTGAIGGMLIGTILGVFVIPVLFIVFQNLQERISGKPSINDVEIL; translated from the coding sequence ATGTTTTCAAAATTTATTGATAGACCAGTATTATCAACGGTGATTTCGATAATCATTGTTATTTTGGGAATACTCGGGTTGATTTCGCTTCCCGTTTCCCAATATCCAGAAATTGCACCGCCAACGGTAACAGTTTCCGCAAGTTATCAAGGTGCAAGTGCTGAAGTAGTTATGAATTCAGTTGTAATTCCATTAGAAGAACAAATTAATGGAGTTGAAGACATGACTTACATGACTTCAACATCTAACAATGATGGTTCAGCTTCCATAAACATTTACTTTAAATTAGGAACAAATCCAGATTTAGCTGCGGTTAATGTTCAAAATCGTGTAGCAAGAGCAACTCCTTTACTACCGCAAGAAGTTACAAGAGCTGGAGTTACTACTGCAAAAAGACAAAGTGACAACATTTTGATTTTCTCACTTTACAGCGAAAACCCAACTTATGATGCAACTTTTCTTCAAAACTATGCGAACATCAATATAATTCCAAAAATTAAACGTGTTCCAGGTGTTGGAGAAGCAATGATATTCGGACAGAAAGATTATTCGATGCGTATTTGGCTTAAGCCAGATATAATGGCTTCTTATGGATTAGTTCCTGCTGATATAACAGCACTTTTGGCTGAACAAAATATTGAAGCTGCTCCGGGACAATTAGGCGAAAACAGCAGTCAATCATTTCAATATGCATTAAAATACAAAGGAAGATTACAAAGCACAGAAGAATTTGAACAAATAGTAATTCGTTCTACACCAAATGGGGAAGTACTTCGTTTGTCAGATGTTGCTAGGGTTGAATTGGGTTCTGTAAATTATGCAAGTAATGCAACTACAAATGGAAATCAGTCAATAGCCGTTGCAGTTGCACAAACAGCTGGTTCTAATGCTCAAGATGTTATTGAAGGTTCATTAAAAGTTATTGAAGGTGCAAAAGTAAATTTCCCTAAAGGTGTAAATTATGTAACTTTGATTAATGCAAATGATTTTTTAAGCGAGTCAATGTCTAAAGTGGTTCGTACATTAATTGAAGCATTCTTGTTAGTATTTATCGTTGTGTTTATCTTTTTACAAGATTGGCGTTCAACATTAATTCCAGCTATTTCAGTTCCAGTTGCTATTGTAGGAACGTTCTTTTTCCTGAATTTATTTGGATTCACTATAAATTTATTGACATTATTTGCTCTTGTTCTAGCAGTTGGAATTGTTGTAGACGATGCGATTGTAGTAGTTGAAGCTGTTCATGCCAAAATGGAAGCAGGTGAACATAATCCTAAAAAAGCAGCTCACAACGCAATGAGTGAAATTAGCGGTGCTATTATTTCTATTACTTTGGTAATGTCAGCAGTGTTTATTCCAGTTTCGTTTATTAGTGGTTCAGCGGGTGTTTTCTATAAGCAATTTGGACTAACATTAGCTGTTTCAATTGTTTTGTCAGCAATAAATGCATTGACATTATCACCGGCTTTGTGTGCTATTTTTCTAAAACCGCATGGTGAAGAAAAGAAAAAAGGTTTTGTACAACGTTTTTACAGCGCTTTTAATACTGGGTTTGAAACTACAACTGCTAAATATAAAAAATCAGTTGAATTTTTTATAAAGCGCAAATGGTTAGCTTTTGCAGGAATAGCTCTTTTTGCTGGAATTTTTGCTTTACTGTTAAACATTACACCTAAAGCTTTTGTGCCAAATGAAGATACTGGAGCAATATTATCAGATGTGTCGCTTCCGCCAGGAACATCTTTGGAGCGAACAGAATCAGTTTTGTTACAAATAGAAAATAAAGTAAAAGATATTCCAGAAATAAAAGAAGTTCTACGTATTTCGGGTAGAAGTTTGATCAGTGGAACGGGGAGTAATTATGGAATGGTTATCGTAAAGCTAAAACCTTGGGCAGAAAGAAAAGATGCAACTCAAGAAGTATCAGCAGTAGTTCAGGAATTATTCAAACGTTCAGCTGCAGTTAAGGATGCAAAAGTTCTTTATTTTGCTCGTCCTACAATTGTTGGATTTGGTTTTACAAGTGGATTTGAGTTTCAGTTGCAAGACCAAAAAGGAGGAACAATTCAAGAATTAAGTACAGTAAATAATAAGTTTTTAGCTGATTTGAATGGTCGACCTGAGATTAAGTATGCGGCAACTTCATTTTCTCCAAATTATCCTCAGTACAGAATAGATTTGAATGTACCAAACATTAAAAAATATGGATTAACTGTTTCCGATGTCCTCGGAACAATGCAAGGATATTATGGAGGAGTTTATGCTTCGAACTTTAATAAATTCGGAAAACAATATCGTGTAATTTATCAAGCTGATCCAAATTTTAGAAGCGATCCAGAATCGTTGAATAAAATAAAAGTTAGAACTAACTCAGGACAAATGGCGCCAATCACACAATTTATAACGCTTAAAAAAGTTTTTGGGCCGCAAGCTATTGACCGTTTTAATTTATTTACTTCAGTAAAAATTCAAGGTGTACCAAATGATGGTTATACCACTGGTGATGCTATTAGAGCAATCGAAGAAGTAGCAAGTCAAAGTCTACCTGTTGGTTATGGATATGAATTCTCGGGAATGACTCGTGAAGAAATAAGCGCTGGTGGACAAACCTTGTTTATTTTCATGCTGTGTTTGGTATTTGTGTTTTTCTTGTTAGCAGCACAATACGAAAGTTATATTTTACCGTTTGCAGTATTATTTTCACTACCTATTGGTTTGGCGGGTGCTTATTTATTTGCTTTCTTCTTTGGTGTGAGTAATAATATTTACCTTCAAATTACATTGATTATGCTTATTGGATTATTGGCCAAGAATGCAATTTTAATTGTAGAATTTTCCGCAAATGCAAGACGAAATGGTGCTACAGTTGCTCAAGCAGCCATTCAAGGTGCTGTAGCTCGTTTACGACCAATTTTAATGACATCATTTGCATTCATATTAGGATTATTACCATTAATGTTAGCAAAAGGTGCTGGTGCTGTTGGAAACAAAGCTATCGGAACAGGTGCTATTGGTGGAATGTTAATCGGAACAATTTTGGGAGTTTTTGTTATTCCAGTATTGTTCATTGTTTTTCAAAATTTACAAGAACGAATTAGTGGAAAACCTTCAATTAATGATGTTGAAATTTTATAA